Proteins from one Bradyrhizobium roseum genomic window:
- a CDS encoding ABC transporter ATP-binding protein, which yields MVVLSTHRLGARFGSREVLRDVTIPPCHGGEVVAVIGPNAAGKSTLFRRLAAILPGPGECRLEGARDRNLAIAYMPQDQTASAALTVFESVLLARKQVSGWRLEKSDLSAVDQALAQLDMSDLASEILSELSGGQRQLVGLAQCLVREPEVLLLDEPTSALDMHRQLEAMRQVRNLAHDGGMLVLIAMHHLDLALKFADKVAILSGGTLYDFGAAIDVLTPENLAATFRIRARVESCSQGKPHLIVDDPI from the coding sequence ATGGTAGTGCTCAGCACGCATCGCCTTGGCGCCCGCTTTGGATCACGCGAGGTGCTGCGTGATGTGACGATTCCCCCCTGTCATGGCGGTGAGGTAGTGGCCGTCATTGGACCGAATGCCGCGGGAAAGTCGACGCTGTTCCGCCGTCTGGCAGCCATTCTTCCGGGTCCGGGCGAGTGCCGGCTGGAAGGGGCGCGCGACAGGAATCTCGCCATCGCCTACATGCCTCAGGACCAAACCGCAAGCGCGGCCTTGACCGTGTTCGAATCCGTCCTGCTTGCACGCAAACAAGTAAGCGGCTGGCGTCTGGAGAAATCTGATCTGTCGGCGGTTGACCAGGCGCTGGCGCAACTCGATATGAGCGATCTGGCCAGTGAAATCCTTTCCGAGCTGAGCGGTGGACAACGTCAGCTTGTCGGGCTTGCCCAATGTCTCGTGCGCGAGCCGGAGGTGCTGCTCCTGGACGAGCCGACCAGCGCGCTGGACATGCACCGCCAGTTGGAAGCGATGCGGCAGGTACGCAACCTTGCGCACGACGGCGGCATGCTCGTGCTGATCGCGATGCATCATCTCGACTTGGCGCTGAAATTCGCGGACAAGGTTGCGATCCTCTCCGGCGGGACGTTGTACGATTTCGGTGCGGCGATCGATGTTCTGACGCCGGAAAACCTTGCCGCCACCTTTCGTATCAGGGCGCGTGTCGAATCTTGTTCGCAGGGCAAGCCACATTTGATCGTCGACGATCCGATCTGA